One window of the Vigna radiata var. radiata cultivar VC1973A chromosome 1, Vradiata_ver6, whole genome shotgun sequence genome contains the following:
- the LOC106768281 gene encoding uncharacterized protein At3g17950 — MLDPATELVPPPSSPTISSISSSDLDTESTGSFFHDRSTTLGTLMGVNFPTITFRVPSQHRNPNSAAEVTGGARRTAAAVKKKKRATIVSTSTAAERRRKWWQLCRDGDTRSASLGEFLEVERRFGDGEFYGTAAELEGMVAGHQQRNGGRVLFVDGRVLPPTADVDDGARAAESLCNRFPVALAGICSGGAA; from the exons ATGCTGGATCCAGCCACTGAATTGGTGCCACCACCATCTTCACCCACAatctcttccatttcttcatctGATCTTGACACTGAG TCCACCGGATCATTCTTCCATGACAGAAGCACCACATTGGGGACTCTGATGGGAGTGAATTTCCCAACCATTACATTCAGAGTCCCATCGCAGCACCGGAACCCGAATTCCGCAGCCGAGGTTACCGGCGGTGCAAGGAGGACCGCCGCAGCagtcaaaaagaagaaaagggctACCATCGTGTCGACGTCGACAGCGGCGGAGAGACGGCGGAAGTGGTGGCAGCTTTGCCGCGATGGTGACACCAGATCGGCGTCGCTGGGCGAGTTTCTCGAGGTGGAGCGGCGCTTCGGCGACGGCGAGTTCTACGGCACGGCGGCGGAGCTCGAGGGGATGGTCGCCGGCCACCAGCAGAGGAACGGTGGAAGAGTGTTGTTCGTCGACGGGAGGGTTCTTCCGCCCACAGCCGACGTCGACGACGGAGCACGGGCGGCAGAGAGCCTTTGCAATCGGTTTCCGGTCGCGCTCGCCGGAATTTGCAGCGGCGGAGCCGCATAG
- the LOC106756686 gene encoding pentatricopeptide repeat-containing protein At3g22470, mitochondrial isoform X2 — protein sequence MVLKMGYQPNAVTLTTLMRGLCVNGEVRKAVDFHDSVVAQGFLLDEVSYGTLINGLCKIGLARDAFEFLREMEGQMVRPNVVIYNMMIDGLCKDGFVTEAFGLYSEIVGRGISPDIFTYTCLIHGFYSLGQWREVTQLYCDMVDKKVNPNVYTYNILIDTLCKNRMLTKANDMFNLMIERGEQPDVVTFNTLMSGYCLCNYVDKARKLFDTFVEWDIVHDVWSYNILIIGYCKIKRIDEALILFNKMHCTNLVPNIVTYSSVIDGLCKCGRISYARELFSTICDGGPSPNVITYNIMLDALCKIQRMDEAIELFNLMFERGLTPNVSSYNILINGYCKSKRIGEAMNLFKEMDHRNLVPDSVTYNSLIDGLCKSGRVSHAWELFNAMHYGGMSVNVISYNVLLDAFS from the coding sequence ATGGTTCTCAAGATGGGTTATCAGCCCAATGCAGTAACCTTGACCACGCTCATGAGAGGGCTTTGTGTCAATGGTGAGGTTAGGAAAGCAGTGGACTTTCATGATAGCGTGGTGGCTCAGGGGTTCCTGTTGGATGAAGTTAGTTATGGGACCTTGATCAATGGGCTGTGTAAAATAGGACTGGCAAGAGACGCCTTTGAGTTCCTGCGGGAAATGGAAGGGCAAATGGTTAGGCCTAATGTAGTAATCTACAATATGATGATTGATGGTTTGTGCAAAGATGGATTTGTAACTGAGGCGTTTGGTTTATATTCAGAGATTGTTGGCCGGGGAATAAGTCCTGATATTTTTACTTACACTTGTTTGATTCATGGTTTTTATAGTTTGGGGCAGTGGCGAGAAGTTACCCAGTTGTACTGTGATATGGTTGACAAAAAGGTCAACCCAAATGTTTATACCTATAACATACTAATTGATACATTATGTAAAAACAGAATGCTCACAAAAGCTAATGATATGTTTAATTTGATGATTGAAAGAGGTGAGCAACCAGATGTAGTTACTTTCAACACTTTGATGAGTGGATATTGCTTGTGCAATTATGTGGATAAGGCAAGAAAGTTATTTGACACATTTGTTGAATGGGATATTGTGCATGATGTTTGGAGTTATAACATCTTGATTATTGGGTATTGCAAGATTAAAAGGATTGATGAAGCTTTGATCCTCTTCAATAAAATGCATTGCACCAATTTGGTTCCTAATATTGTAACTTACAGTTCTGTTATTGATGGCTTGTGCAAATGTGGGAGAATCTCTTATGCGAGGGAACTTTTTAGTACAATTTGTGATGGTGGTCCATCCCCTAATGTTATCACTTACAATATCATGTTAGATGCTCTTTGCAAAATTCAACGTATGGACGAAGCAATTGAATTATTTAACCTAATGTTTGAAAGGGGATTGACTCCTAATGTTTCGAGTTATAACATCTTGATTAATGGGTATTGCAAGAGTAAGAGGATTGGTGAAGCCATGAACCTTTTCAAAGAAATGGATCACAGAAATTTGGTTCCTGATTCTGTAACTTATAATTCCCTCATTGATGGGCTGTGTAAATCTGGAAGAGTCTCTCATGCATGGGAGCTTTTCAATGCGATGCATTATGGTGGTATGTCAGTTAATGTTATCAGTTATAATGTCTTGTTAGATGCTTTTTCCTAA
- the LOC106756686 gene encoding pentatricopeptide repeat-containing protein At1g12300, mitochondrial isoform X1 encodes MWKLGKKKNPILVILGRKIVMSYTAKTTSLRYAIPKFSVFLRFFSNSQNHNAKSNYGFDAIGDAVALFSRLINMHPLPSVVEFNMILGSVVKMKHYSTAISLFKEMGLRGITPSIVSLSILINCYCHLGHMGFAFSVLGMVLKMGYQPNAVTLTTLMRGLCVNGEVRKAVDFHDSVVAQGFLLDEVSYGTLINGLCKIGLARDAFEFLREMEGQMVRPNVVIYNMMIDGLCKDGFVTEAFGLYSEIVGRGISPDIFTYTCLIHGFYSLGQWREVTQLYCDMVDKKVNPNVYTYNILIDTLCKNRMLTKANDMFNLMIERGEQPDVVTFNTLMSGYCLCNYVDKARKLFDTFVEWDIVHDVWSYNILIIGYCKIKRIDEALILFNKMHCTNLVPNIVTYSSVIDGLCKCGRISYARELFSTICDGGPSPNVITYNIMLDALCKIQRMDEAIELFNLMFERGLTPNVSSYNILINGYCKSKRIGEAMNLFKEMDHRNLVPDSVTYNSLIDGLCKSGRVSHAWELFNAMHYGGMSVNVISYNVLLDAFS; translated from the coding sequence ATGTGGAagcttggaaaaaaaaaaaatccaatctTGGTCATACTTGGAAGGAAGATTGTCATGTCGTACACTGCTAAGACAACAAGCTTAAGGTATGCCATTCCCAAATTTAGTGTTTTTCTGAGGTTCTTTTCTAATTCCCAAAACCATAACGCCAAAAGCAATTATGGGTTTGATGCCATTGGTGATGCTGTGGCCTTATTCAGTCGCTTAATCAATATGCACCCTCTTCCATCTGTTGTAGAATTTAACATGATTTTAGGCTCAGTAGTGAAAATGAAGCATTACTCTACTGCTATATCATTGTTTAAAGAAATGGGGTTGAGAGGAATCACCCCTTCTATAGTGTCTTTGAGTATCTTGATCAATTGTTACTGTCACTTGGGTCACATGGGTTTTGCCTTTTCAGTGTTGGGCATGGTTCTCAAGATGGGTTATCAGCCCAATGCAGTAACCTTGACCACGCTCATGAGAGGGCTTTGTGTCAATGGTGAGGTTAGGAAAGCAGTGGACTTTCATGATAGCGTGGTGGCTCAGGGGTTCCTGTTGGATGAAGTTAGTTATGGGACCTTGATCAATGGGCTGTGTAAAATAGGACTGGCAAGAGACGCCTTTGAGTTCCTGCGGGAAATGGAAGGGCAAATGGTTAGGCCTAATGTAGTAATCTACAATATGATGATTGATGGTTTGTGCAAAGATGGATTTGTAACTGAGGCGTTTGGTTTATATTCAGAGATTGTTGGCCGGGGAATAAGTCCTGATATTTTTACTTACACTTGTTTGATTCATGGTTTTTATAGTTTGGGGCAGTGGCGAGAAGTTACCCAGTTGTACTGTGATATGGTTGACAAAAAGGTCAACCCAAATGTTTATACCTATAACATACTAATTGATACATTATGTAAAAACAGAATGCTCACAAAAGCTAATGATATGTTTAATTTGATGATTGAAAGAGGTGAGCAACCAGATGTAGTTACTTTCAACACTTTGATGAGTGGATATTGCTTGTGCAATTATGTGGATAAGGCAAGAAAGTTATTTGACACATTTGTTGAATGGGATATTGTGCATGATGTTTGGAGTTATAACATCTTGATTATTGGGTATTGCAAGATTAAAAGGATTGATGAAGCTTTGATCCTCTTCAATAAAATGCATTGCACCAATTTGGTTCCTAATATTGTAACTTACAGTTCTGTTATTGATGGCTTGTGCAAATGTGGGAGAATCTCTTATGCGAGGGAACTTTTTAGTACAATTTGTGATGGTGGTCCATCCCCTAATGTTATCACTTACAATATCATGTTAGATGCTCTTTGCAAAATTCAACGTATGGACGAAGCAATTGAATTATTTAACCTAATGTTTGAAAGGGGATTGACTCCTAATGTTTCGAGTTATAACATCTTGATTAATGGGTATTGCAAGAGTAAGAGGATTGGTGAAGCCATGAACCTTTTCAAAGAAATGGATCACAGAAATTTGGTTCCTGATTCTGTAACTTATAATTCCCTCATTGATGGGCTGTGTAAATCTGGAAGAGTCTCTCATGCATGGGAGCTTTTCAATGCGATGCATTATGGTGGTATGTCAGTTAATGTTATCAGTTATAATGTCTTGTTAGATGCTTTTTCCTAA
- the LOC106756037 gene encoding peptide deformylase 1B, chloroplastic/mitochondrial: protein MASLTCLHPTHPLLLHLGSALPAISNRCFNHFSSLNRTLSAKSPRTAPPRAMTKPSFSSAEDQVASPGDFEFVPPLRIVEYPDPKLRAKNKRIVTFDDNLKKLVHEMFDVMYKTDGIGLSAPQVGINVQLMVFNPVGERGEGEEIVLVNPRVSKYSKKLTLFNEGCLSFPGINADVKRPESVKIDARDVNGTRFSVNLSDLPARIFQHEFDHLQGILFFDRMSEDVLDSIRGQLQALEKKYEGMTGLPSPEKVENSKKRKAAVGFGR, encoded by the exons ATGGCTTCACTCACGTGTCTCCACCCAACTcaccctcttcttcttcatctcggTTCAGCTCTTCCCGCCATTTCCAACCGCTGCTTCAACCATTTTTCCTCACTGAACCGGACCCTCTCTGCAAAATCTCCTCGAACAGCTCCTCCACGCGCCATGACCAAGCCTAGTTTCTCATCAGCTGAAGACCAAGTTGCTTCTC CTGGTGATTTTGAATTTGTGCCACCCCTGAGAATTGTGGAGTATCCAGACCCGAAATTGAGGGCCAAAAATAAGCGCATAGTTACCTTCGATGATAATCTGAAGAAGCTTGTCCACGAAATGTTTGATGTTATGTACAA AACTGATGGTATTGGTCTCTCGGCACCTCAAGTGGGAATAAATGTTCAACTCATGGTGTTCAACCCAGTTGGTGAGCGTGGTGAAGGAGAGGAGATTGTTCTTGTAAACCCAAGGGTTAGCAAATACTCAAAGAAATTGACCCTATTCAACGAGGGTTGCCTATCTTTCCCCGGAATTAATGCTGATGTAAAG CGACCAGAATCTGTGAAGATTGATGCACGTGATGTTAATGGAACTAGATTTTCAGTCAACTTGTCTGACCTTCCTGCACGGATATTCCAGCATGAATTTGATCATCTACAG GGAATTCTTTTCTTTGACAGAATGAGTGAAGATGTTCTTGATAGTATTCGTGGGCAGTTACAG GCCCTAGAAAAAAAGTACGAGGGAATGACTGGACTCCCAAGCCCTGAAAAGGTAGAGAACAGCAAAAAGAGAAAGGCCGCGGTTGGTTTTGGAAGATGA
- the LOC106756027 gene encoding surfeit locus protein 1 isoform X2, translating to MLSNLRRAATYGGATSDHLLTLRPFSSATAVSSVSNSDPSLPSSSESQRKASRWLLFLPGAIAFGLGTWQIIRREEKIKMLEYREKRLQMEPLQFNSTYSSNEELNSLEFRKVACKGYFDDRKSIYVGPRSRSISGVTENGYFIITPLMPVPNCPDSVTFPILVNRGWVPRSWKDKFLEASQDENLADSSPSSSHTDGTTSWWRLWSKKPPVITEVPSVTPIEVVGVVRGSEKPSIFVPANDPKSSQWFYVDVPAIARTCGLPENTIYVEDINENVNPSNPYPLPKDVNALIRSSVMPRDHLNYTLTWYSLSAAVTFMAFKRLKQKSKRR from the exons ATGTTAAGTAATCTCCGCCGTGCCGCCACGTACGGCGGTGCTACCTCTGACCACCTACTCACCCTCAGGCCGTTCAGCTCCGCCACCGCCGTCTCCTCTGTGTCTAATTCTGACCCTTCACTTCCCTCTTCTTCCGAATCACAAA GAAAAGCATCTAGATGGTTGCTGTTTCTACCTGGGGCTATCGCATTTGGCCTTGGGACCTGGCAGATTAtcagaagagaagaaaag ATTAAAATGTTGGAATATCGAGAGAAGAGGTTGCAAATGGAACCATTACAATTCAATAGTACTTATTCATCAAATGAGGAATTAAATTCTCTGGAATTTAGAAAGGTTGCTTGCAAAGGATATTTTGATGATAGAAAATCAATCTATGTTGGACCACGTTCAAGAAGTATTTCAGGAGTAACGGAAAATGGCTACTTCATTATAACACCTCTTATGCCAGTTCCCAATTGTCCTGACAG tGTGACTTTTCCAATTTTAGTCAACAGAGGGTGGGTTCCACGCAGTTGGAAAGACAAATTTTTAGAGGCTTCACAAGATGAAAATTTGGCCGATTCGTCACCTTCCTCTTCTCACACAGATGGAACTACATCCTGGTGGAGACTGTGGTCTAAAAAGCCTCCTGTTATCACTGAG GTCCCGTCTGTTACACCTATAGAAGTTGTTGGCGTAGTTCGAGGAAGTGAGAAGCCCAGTATATTTGTTCCTGCAAATGATCCTAAATCTTCCCAATGGTTTTATGTTGATGTTCCTGCCATTGCTCGTACTTGTGGCCTTCCAGAAAATACCATCTATGTTGAAGATATTAATGAAAATGTCAATCCAAGTAATCCTTACCCTCTGCCCAAGGATGTGAATGCTTTGATTCGAAGTTCTGTCATGCCTAGGGACCACCTAAACTACACATTGACATG GTATTCTCTTTCTGCAGCAGTTACATTTATGGCTTTTAAGAGGCTTAAACAGAAAAGTAAACGGAGATAG
- the LOC106756027 gene encoding surfeit locus protein 1 isoform X1: protein MLSNLRRAATYGGATSDHLLTLRPFSSATAVSSVSNSDPSLPSSSESQRKASRWLLFLPGAIAFGLGTWQIIRREEKIKMLEYREKRLQMEPLQFNSTYSSNEELNSLEFRKVACKGYFDDRKSIYVGPRSRSISGVTENGYFIITPLMPVPNCPDSVTFPILVNRGWVPRSWKDKFLEASQDENLADSSPSSSHTDGTTSWWRLWSKKPPVITEDQVPSVTPIEVVGVVRGSEKPSIFVPANDPKSSQWFYVDVPAIARTCGLPENTIYVEDINENVNPSNPYPLPKDVNALIRSSVMPRDHLNYTLTWYSLSAAVTFMAFKRLKQKSKRR from the exons ATGTTAAGTAATCTCCGCCGTGCCGCCACGTACGGCGGTGCTACCTCTGACCACCTACTCACCCTCAGGCCGTTCAGCTCCGCCACCGCCGTCTCCTCTGTGTCTAATTCTGACCCTTCACTTCCCTCTTCTTCCGAATCACAAA GAAAAGCATCTAGATGGTTGCTGTTTCTACCTGGGGCTATCGCATTTGGCCTTGGGACCTGGCAGATTAtcagaagagaagaaaag ATTAAAATGTTGGAATATCGAGAGAAGAGGTTGCAAATGGAACCATTACAATTCAATAGTACTTATTCATCAAATGAGGAATTAAATTCTCTGGAATTTAGAAAGGTTGCTTGCAAAGGATATTTTGATGATAGAAAATCAATCTATGTTGGACCACGTTCAAGAAGTATTTCAGGAGTAACGGAAAATGGCTACTTCATTATAACACCTCTTATGCCAGTTCCCAATTGTCCTGACAG tGTGACTTTTCCAATTTTAGTCAACAGAGGGTGGGTTCCACGCAGTTGGAAAGACAAATTTTTAGAGGCTTCACAAGATGAAAATTTGGCCGATTCGTCACCTTCCTCTTCTCACACAGATGGAACTACATCCTGGTGGAGACTGTGGTCTAAAAAGCCTCCTGTTATCACTGAGG ATCAGGTCCCGTCTGTTACACCTATAGAAGTTGTTGGCGTAGTTCGAGGAAGTGAGAAGCCCAGTATATTTGTTCCTGCAAATGATCCTAAATCTTCCCAATGGTTTTATGTTGATGTTCCTGCCATTGCTCGTACTTGTGGCCTTCCAGAAAATACCATCTATGTTGAAGATATTAATGAAAATGTCAATCCAAGTAATCCTTACCCTCTGCCCAAGGATGTGAATGCTTTGATTCGAAGTTCTGTCATGCCTAGGGACCACCTAAACTACACATTGACATG GTATTCTCTTTCTGCAGCAGTTACATTTATGGCTTTTAAGAGGCTTAAACAGAAAAGTAAACGGAGATAG
- the LOC106756695 gene encoding lipid transfer-like protein VAS: MKKMASNIGPLSFLFMIMFFSSYVHVGLCQTALDQLLPGLGQGNFLQNAQCMQKLAPCQTYLKSQTEPPPETCCAPLKELHDSQSPCLCNIVNKPSLLQSVGVSKDDLLKLPQACSIDVDFSSCNGTGGSQGEDSVPDTDIAETSSTKTITPYGISSLGVTGFVALFTALVFSSY; this comes from the exons atGAAGAAAATGGCTTCTAACATTGGCCCCCTTTCATTCCTTTTCATGATCATGTTCTTCTCTTCATATGTTCATGTTGGTCTGTGTCAAACTGCCCTTGATCAGCTCCTACCTGGTCTAGGGCAAGGTAACTTTCTACAGAATGCACAATGCATGCAAAAGCTGGCTCCATGCCAAACATACTTGAAGTCTCAAACCGAGCCTCCTCCTGAGACTTGCTGTGCACCCTTGAAGGAGTTACATGACAGTCAGTCACCATGCCTCTGCAATATCGTTAACAAGCCTTCTCTGCTGCAATCTGTTGGTGTTTCCAAGGATGACCTCTTGAAGCTCCCTCAAGCTTGCAGCATTGATGTTGACTTTTCTAGCTGCAACGGCACAGGAGGATCTCAAG GTGAAGATTCTGTACCTGATACAGACATAGCtgaaacaagttcaacaaaaactATTACTCCATATGGAATCTCTTCTCTTGGTGTAACTGGCTTTGTTGCATTGTTCACTGCACTAGTATTTTCTTCATACTAG
- the LOC106756003 gene encoding protein TIFY 6B isoform X3: MQWSFPNKVSVLPQFLSFKTNQEDRPRKTILDSLASSGYMNMPSKEAFESNQKPFLGVAQRNLSIGKHSAGNKQGRTVYPMQYIDAQSACLQEARIFSVSNQSNQVSPALQSNLATTGLNMANSVIKPEPLGSKSSGTPLSVLPSIGSIVGSTDLSFSFRNSSKSSGMATQLTIFYSGSVCVYNDITPEKAKDIMLMAGNGSTPTQKMAVSTAKLQTAVSIPSKDDGFIMSQSYSPLPLPTSLSLTSHINSQPGAGTSSYNNLAIIRPIVGSSIAPTNHLESPIIVGSVGSASKESAQPVYLPQARKASLTRFLEKRKERMTSISPYFYMSKKSSESSSSGSDSVSFSFNFSGSCSLPATN; encoded by the exons ATGCAGTGGTCATTCCCAAACAAGGTTTCAGTCCTTCCTCAGTTCCTGTCCTTCAAGACCAATCAGGAAGACAGGCCTAGAAAGACTATTCTTGATTCACTAGCTTCATCTGGATATATGAACATGCCATCTAAAGAGGCTTTTGAGTCTAACCAGAAACCATTTTTGGGTGTGGCTCAG AGAAATTTATCCATAGGCAAGCATAGTGCAGGAAACAAACAGGGAAGGACAGTTTATCCAATGCAATATATTGATGCACAATCTGCATGCCTTCAGGAGGCAAGAATATTTTCAGTTTCCAACCAATCAAATCAAGTGAGTCCTGCTCTTCAATCTAATCTTGCTACAACCGGATTGAACATGGCCAATTCAGTCATAAAACCAGAACCTCTTGGTTCCAAATCCTCTGGCACACCTCTATCTGTTCTTCCATCTATAGGTTCCATTGTTGGATCCACTGACTTAAG TTTTTCCTTCAGGAATAGTTCCAAATCCTCTGGCATGGCTACACAGCTCACCATTTTCTATTCTGGTTCCGTATGTGTTTATAACGACATAACTCCTGAGAAG GCCAAGGATATAATGTTAATGGCTGGAAATGGGTCTACTCCAACTCAGAAAATGGCAGTTTCCACAGCTAAATTGCAGACAGCAGTTTCTATTCCCTCCAAAGATGATGGTTTCATTATGAGCCAATCATATTCTCCCTTACCCCTCCCAACCTCTCTCTCATTGACCTCTCATATCAATTCTCAGCCGGGAGCAGGCACTTCTAGCTACAATAATCTTGCAATAATAAGACCAATAGTAGGATCTTCAATTGCCCCTACTAACCATTTGGAGTCACCTATTATTGTTGGTTCTGTAGGATCTGCATCTAAGGAAAGTGCTCAACCAG TATACTTGCCTCAGGCACGCAAAGCATCCTTGACTCGGTTTTTGGAGAAGAGAAAGGAAAG GATGACGAGTATATCACCATACTTTTATATGAGCAAGAAATCATCTGAAAGCAGCTCATCTGGATCAGACAGTGTTAGTTTCTCCTTTAACTTCTCTGGATCCTGTTCTCTACCAGCCACCAACTAG
- the LOC106756003 gene encoding protein TIFY 6B isoform X1: MEREYFDLSSKNMKDDAANKPKDPARSSGMQWSFPNKVSVLPQFLSFKTNQEDRPRKTILDSLASSGYMNMPSKEAFESNQKPFLGVAQRNLSIGKHSAGNKQGRTVYPMQYIDAQSACLQEARIFSVSNQSNQVSPALQSNLATTGLNMANSVIKPEPLGSKSSGTPLSVLPSIGSIVGSTDLSFSFRNSSKSSGMATQLTIFYSGSVCVYNDITPEKAKDIMLMAGNGSTPTQKMAVSTAKLQTAVSIPSKDDGFIMSQSYSPLPLPTSLSLTSHINSQPGAGTSSYNNLAIIRPIVGSSIAPTNHLESPIIVGSVGSASKESAQPVYLPQARKASLTRFLEKRKERMTSISPYFYMSKKSSESSSSGSDSVSFSFNFSGSCSLPATN, translated from the exons ATGGAGAGAGAATATTTTGACTTGAGTTCCAAAAACATGAAAGATGATGCTGCTAACAAACCAAAAGACCCAG CTAGGAGTTCAGGAATGCAGTGGTCATTCCCAAACAAGGTTTCAGTCCTTCCTCAGTTCCTGTCCTTCAAGACCAATCAGGAAGACAGGCCTAGAAAGACTATTCTTGATTCACTAGCTTCATCTGGATATATGAACATGCCATCTAAAGAGGCTTTTGAGTCTAACCAGAAACCATTTTTGGGTGTGGCTCAG AGAAATTTATCCATAGGCAAGCATAGTGCAGGAAACAAACAGGGAAGGACAGTTTATCCAATGCAATATATTGATGCACAATCTGCATGCCTTCAGGAGGCAAGAATATTTTCAGTTTCCAACCAATCAAATCAAGTGAGTCCTGCTCTTCAATCTAATCTTGCTACAACCGGATTGAACATGGCCAATTCAGTCATAAAACCAGAACCTCTTGGTTCCAAATCCTCTGGCACACCTCTATCTGTTCTTCCATCTATAGGTTCCATTGTTGGATCCACTGACTTAAG TTTTTCCTTCAGGAATAGTTCCAAATCCTCTGGCATGGCTACACAGCTCACCATTTTCTATTCTGGTTCCGTATGTGTTTATAACGACATAACTCCTGAGAAG GCCAAGGATATAATGTTAATGGCTGGAAATGGGTCTACTCCAACTCAGAAAATGGCAGTTTCCACAGCTAAATTGCAGACAGCAGTTTCTATTCCCTCCAAAGATGATGGTTTCATTATGAGCCAATCATATTCTCCCTTACCCCTCCCAACCTCTCTCTCATTGACCTCTCATATCAATTCTCAGCCGGGAGCAGGCACTTCTAGCTACAATAATCTTGCAATAATAAGACCAATAGTAGGATCTTCAATTGCCCCTACTAACCATTTGGAGTCACCTATTATTGTTGGTTCTGTAGGATCTGCATCTAAGGAAAGTGCTCAACCAG TATACTTGCCTCAGGCACGCAAAGCATCCTTGACTCGGTTTTTGGAGAAGAGAAAGGAAAG GATGACGAGTATATCACCATACTTTTATATGAGCAAGAAATCATCTGAAAGCAGCTCATCTGGATCAGACAGTGTTAGTTTCTCCTTTAACTTCTCTGGATCCTGTTCTCTACCAGCCACCAACTAG
- the LOC106756003 gene encoding protein TIFY 6B isoform X2, translating into MEREYFDLSSKNMKDDAANKPKDPARSSGMQWSFPNKVSVLPQFLSFKTNQEDRPRKTILDSLASSGYMNMPSKEAFESNQKPFLGVAQRNLSIGKHSAGNKQGRTVYPMQYIDAQSACLQEARIFSVSNQSNQVSPALQSNLATTGLNMANSVIKPEPLGSKSSGTPLSVLPSIGSIVGSTDLRNSSKSSGMATQLTIFYSGSVCVYNDITPEKAKDIMLMAGNGSTPTQKMAVSTAKLQTAVSIPSKDDGFIMSQSYSPLPLPTSLSLTSHINSQPGAGTSSYNNLAIIRPIVGSSIAPTNHLESPIIVGSVGSASKESAQPVYLPQARKASLTRFLEKRKERMTSISPYFYMSKKSSESSSSGSDSVSFSFNFSGSCSLPATN; encoded by the exons ATGGAGAGAGAATATTTTGACTTGAGTTCCAAAAACATGAAAGATGATGCTGCTAACAAACCAAAAGACCCAG CTAGGAGTTCAGGAATGCAGTGGTCATTCCCAAACAAGGTTTCAGTCCTTCCTCAGTTCCTGTCCTTCAAGACCAATCAGGAAGACAGGCCTAGAAAGACTATTCTTGATTCACTAGCTTCATCTGGATATATGAACATGCCATCTAAAGAGGCTTTTGAGTCTAACCAGAAACCATTTTTGGGTGTGGCTCAG AGAAATTTATCCATAGGCAAGCATAGTGCAGGAAACAAACAGGGAAGGACAGTTTATCCAATGCAATATATTGATGCACAATCTGCATGCCTTCAGGAGGCAAGAATATTTTCAGTTTCCAACCAATCAAATCAAGTGAGTCCTGCTCTTCAATCTAATCTTGCTACAACCGGATTGAACATGGCCAATTCAGTCATAAAACCAGAACCTCTTGGTTCCAAATCCTCTGGCACACCTCTATCTGTTCTTCCATCTATAGGTTCCATTGTTGGATCCACTGACTTAAG GAATAGTTCCAAATCCTCTGGCATGGCTACACAGCTCACCATTTTCTATTCTGGTTCCGTATGTGTTTATAACGACATAACTCCTGAGAAG GCCAAGGATATAATGTTAATGGCTGGAAATGGGTCTACTCCAACTCAGAAAATGGCAGTTTCCACAGCTAAATTGCAGACAGCAGTTTCTATTCCCTCCAAAGATGATGGTTTCATTATGAGCCAATCATATTCTCCCTTACCCCTCCCAACCTCTCTCTCATTGACCTCTCATATCAATTCTCAGCCGGGAGCAGGCACTTCTAGCTACAATAATCTTGCAATAATAAGACCAATAGTAGGATCTTCAATTGCCCCTACTAACCATTTGGAGTCACCTATTATTGTTGGTTCTGTAGGATCTGCATCTAAGGAAAGTGCTCAACCAG TATACTTGCCTCAGGCACGCAAAGCATCCTTGACTCGGTTTTTGGAGAAGAGAAAGGAAAG GATGACGAGTATATCACCATACTTTTATATGAGCAAGAAATCATCTGAAAGCAGCTCATCTGGATCAGACAGTGTTAGTTTCTCCTTTAACTTCTCTGGATCCTGTTCTCTACCAGCCACCAACTAG